Sequence from the Festucalex cinctus isolate MCC-2025b chromosome 21, RoL_Fcin_1.0, whole genome shotgun sequence genome:
CAAGTGCAACCGTTGAATCAGCACTTCCAGGATGTTCCTTCCAAATAAAATGAGCACGatattcacttttcatttttgacTTATTTTCTTATTATCACTATTATTTGACAGTTTTGGGGCATACAGACACATTCAAATTCCTTAAATTACATCCAGGATAATGTCAACACAGTACGAAACAGTATgtacataaaacaaaatggttaCTCAATTTTGTCAGGGTATGTTCTACGTTCaattttcatacttttttttaacatgcgatATCACGTTTATGGTTTATTTTTCATAATGGTTTGaactcaataaaaaaaacactaggaGGTGTGGTAAATAATTACTACATTTTGCTTTATGTTTAGACCTAAACCaattatcggcaccgatatttagcattttgacgaatatcattatcaccctttaaaaaaaaaactattgactataaatcaattttaaacagtgtttaacttcagggaactattcatataacattttcacttaattttaTAAGAGAGGCTGATGACCCTGGGAACTTTTTGCACCttctgtttgaaattaaaactcagATATGCGAACATTAACATTTCAGACACATtttgaattaataaataaataaataataatttactgTAGAATACAGAGCTCTTGTAGAagatttgatttaagaaatgctaatgaccctgggagttgatttttttctagtttttacatttttttacctGTTTAGTCCTACATATTTGAAAATCCGTATGTGTATGATCcacctttttttcccacaagtCCCACACTCAGCGGTTTATTGAATGTATCACGAGCTGTGACGCTTTAGGTCAGATGAGTTTGAGGACTTTGGGAAATTTGAAAATCTATCATattaatggctgtttaaaagggggaaaaacacGCACAACTGCTagtctttgaaaaaaattcaacaatAATATAACATTCAATTTACATAGCGCTTTTTTTGGACACTCAAAGACGCTTTACAAAATAAAGGATGTAAAATGGCACCAAAAacagagaaaatagaacagaatTAAAGAAAAGCCAGCTTTAACATGAGGGGTTTTGAGGAATTTAAATTTTTGTAGTTGaatatgtttacttttttttaatatatataaactTCCATTAAATTCTATTTTAGTGTGAGTTTTAAATCAGACCAGGCCACTTGCTCTGTTCAAGGTCATTCAAATTTACGATGACTTCAAACATAGCGTAGCGTAGCAGGCAGCCGGTAGCGCATCTAGGAAGAGGTGACCGTCACATAATTACGGGTAAGAAAATTAAAAGTTATTCTAAAAATATCACATGCATCCACAGTGTATATTATTGGAgttgttcaaaaatatttttggctcGCGCACTTGACATGCGATTTCACACTCAGGACTCCACCCTCCGAGTGTAAGCAGATCACCGGCTCGGTTACTCCTGCCAAGCCTTCCGCCAAAGGTTGCCTGTTTTGAAGTCGTTGTAAACACCGTCTAGATATCAGTCACCAATGTTTACACTGTAATGAGAATGCTTTCACGGTACTgtgtaaatgaaataaaattagcAATCTGTGTTTGGTAATGGCTAGCCGGTAGTGCCGACCACACACTTCCGCATTGACTGCAATCCGCCCTGTTCGTGTTGCAGCTTGTTGGTGTGCAGTCATCGGTGCACTACTTTCTTTCATGATTGCATTTAAATGCATCATATGCAATTTATTATGTGAATTGCCCTCTTGGAGAAAACAAATCCCACTTGCGTTTACAGGTTAAGTTACAtaaatggggagaaaaaaagtttcaaaatgatttatcttggtcttattttttataaatcatGAAAAGCTTTCTATATCCACCCTGTTAAGATTTGTTTCCCAAGAGGCACCACTGCATTAAATAAAGATTGTGAATGAAATCTGTCTTGGGTTTACACTAAAAGTCATCATACCCCTCTTAAGCTGTTCCATCATCATGTTTATACCTCTTGTTTATTCAGTTGTCTTTCCACAGCAAGAATGAATGTCACCCATGAAGTAAACCTACTGGTGGAGGAGATTGAACGACTTGGCAGTAAAAGTGAGTCCGGGCTCTTATTGTGCATTGTAGCACTACGGGATTAATTGTCCTTTGTCTAGCCAGTCCCTTTTGAAGCCAGTTCATTCCACAAGTCCAATTCAACCAGAAATATTGCAGTATGTGGTTTTAAGGTTGACTAGTCATACTGGAAACAAAAGagcacaatattatgttgtTGAACATGACCTTCTGTACAAATActgtctgtaaaaaaaatcaattctctaAATTTCTCACAGATGCTGAGGGTCAAACGAGCGTCAAGTTTGGAGTGCTGTTCAACGACGACCGCTGTGCCAACATCTTTGAGGCTTTGGTGGGCACCCTGAGGGCCGCCAAGAGGAAGAAAATTGTCAGCTTCGACGGCGAGCTGCTTCTGCAGGGCGTCCATGATAATGTTGACATCATCCTGCTGTAAAAAATGCTGAGCTTCTGCTATATtttgtgagcattttttttttttaaagttctctTCCAGCATGCACAAAGCTCAATGTTTGAATTCCCATTATGATTCTGAGACCAAACAAGTTAGAATTTACCGCAatcttttatgcattttttttttttactttaattttaattagtttgatttaagtttttttttcccaagggctatttgacagccataattgaCTAAAATGTTTCTAATGACAGGTTTAGAAAAGCTAGAACTGCAATAACCGAATGAAAACTTAGTGTTGTTTGCTAAACACATTTGATTAGCTGTCATCAAGACTAACTTTTCTCCCGCTAAAGTTTGCTGTtcgtagattttattttatttttttctttaaacaaaaTGCTCAGGGTGAATTCCATCAATATACAGTAGTGGGAGTGGAAAATAAGTTTATAGAGCTactgtgactttttgaacaTAGGTCACCAAGCCTCTGGTAGGACATTTTCTGCAAAGTTGCAGGCTGTGAGCTAACCCAAAATAGTTTCACTTAACATGCATTTCATTTACAAACATTTAAGCAACTTTTATTGCATGTCATGCAAACTTCGGTAATTACAGTAACAACTAAACATCCAATGAAATATATGGATTAATCACACAAAACATGACTAAAACACTTGTGcccattttttgtctttttttttttttaaagtttggtttacatttttgggatggaactgaaagcagacaaaaatataaaaaaataaaaataaaaaaaaagagacaaaggTGGATAGCAACGACACTATGCTAAT
This genomic interval carries:
- the abracl gene encoding costars family protein ABRACL codes for the protein MNVTHEVNLLVEEIERLGSKNAEGQTSVKFGVLFNDDRCANIFEALVGTLRAAKRKKIVSFDGELLLQGVHDNVDIILL